From Parambassis ranga chromosome 9, fParRan2.1, whole genome shotgun sequence, the proteins below share one genomic window:
- the pgam5 gene encoding serine/threonine-protein phosphatase PGAM5, mitochondrial isoform X3, which produces MSYRKTLKLICGFAGGSAVLVFAAAAADSHGYFGERRGEAASRWSRFTVLQAAQPAWTPANHTPAPTGHAWDFNWDKRDPSALTNGKKKESVTEDPSSEQDNGKPKATRNILLIRHSQYNLSGTSDKERILTPLGREQAELTGQRLAALGLKYDVLIHSSMTRATETAHIIRKHLPGVELVSCDLLREGAPIEPVPPVTHWKPDAVQYHEDGARIEAAFRRYIHRADPKQKEDSYEIIVCHANVIRYFVCRALQFPPEGWLRMGLNNGSITWLTIRPSGRVALRTLGDAGFMPPDKLTRT; this is translated from the exons ATGTCGTACAGGAAAACTTTAAAACTCATTTGTGGGTTCGCTGGAGGCTCTGCTGTCTTGGTGTTCGCAGCTGCCGCCGCCGACTCCCACGGATACTTCGGTGAGCGGCGTGGGGAGGCGGCCAGTCGGTGGTCGCGATTCACTGTCCTTCAAGCTGCGCAGCCGGCGTGGACACCTGCCAACCACACGCCAGCTCCAACTGGACACGCCTGGGACTTCAATTGGGATAA GAGAGACCCGTCTGCTCTGACCAAtggaaagaagaaggagagtgTCACTGAAGACCCCAGCTCTGAGCAGGATAACGGCAAGCCGAAAGCCACACGCAAcatcctcctcatcagacaCTCTCAGTACAACCTGAGCGGGACCAGCGACAAGGAGAGGATCCTCACTCCATTAG GGCGTGAACAGGCTGAGCTGACGGGCCAAAGGTTAGCAGCACTGGGACTGAAGTATGATGTTCTGATTCACTCCAGCATGACCAGGGCCACAGAGACCGCACATATCATCCGTAAACACCTCCCAG GAGTGGAGCTGGTGAGCTGCGATTTGCTGAGAGAGGGTGCACCCATTGAGCCTGTTCCGCCTGTAACTCACTGGAAGCCTGATGCTGTG CAGTACCACGAAGATGGAGCTCGCATTGAGGCAGCCTTCCGCCGCTACATCCACCGGGCTGACCCCAAGCAGAAGGAGGACAGCTATGAGATCATCGTGTGTCATGCCAATGTCATCCGTTATTTTGTCTGCAG GGCCTTGCAGTTTCCTCCAGAGGGCTGGTTACGTATGGGTTTGAACAACGGCAGCATTACGTGGCTCACCATCCGCCCCAGTGGCAGGGTGGCCCTCAGAACTCTGGGAGACGCAGGATTTATGCCCCCGGACAAACTAACACGAACCTGA
- the pgam5 gene encoding serine/threonine-protein phosphatase PGAM5, mitochondrial isoform X2 encodes MSYRKTLKLICGFAGGSAVLVFAAAAADSHGYFGERRGEAASRWSRFTVLQAAQPAWTPANHTPAPTGHAWDFNWDKRDPSALTNGKKKESVTEDPSSEQDNGKPKATRNILLIRHSQYNLSGTSDKERILTPLGREQAELTGQRLAALGLKYDVLIHSSMTRATETAHIIRKHLPGPGVELVSCDLLREGAPIEPVPPVTHWKPDAVYHEDGARIEAAFRRYIHRADPKQKEDSYEIIVCHANVIRYFVCRALQFPPEGWLRMGLNNGSITWLTIRPSGRVALRTLGDAGFMPPDKLTRT; translated from the exons ATGTCGTACAGGAAAACTTTAAAACTCATTTGTGGGTTCGCTGGAGGCTCTGCTGTCTTGGTGTTCGCAGCTGCCGCCGCCGACTCCCACGGATACTTCGGTGAGCGGCGTGGGGAGGCGGCCAGTCGGTGGTCGCGATTCACTGTCCTTCAAGCTGCGCAGCCGGCGTGGACACCTGCCAACCACACGCCAGCTCCAACTGGACACGCCTGGGACTTCAATTGGGATAA GAGAGACCCGTCTGCTCTGACCAAtggaaagaagaaggagagtgTCACTGAAGACCCCAGCTCTGAGCAGGATAACGGCAAGCCGAAAGCCACACGCAAcatcctcctcatcagacaCTCTCAGTACAACCTGAGCGGGACCAGCGACAAGGAGAGGATCCTCACTCCATTAG GGCGTGAACAGGCTGAGCTGACGGGCCAAAGGTTAGCAGCACTGGGACTGAAGTATGATGTTCTGATTCACTCCAGCATGACCAGGGCCACAGAGACCGCACATATCATCCGTAAACACCTCCCAG GCCCAGGAGTGGAGCTGGTGAGCTGCGATTTGCTGAGAGAGGGTGCACCCATTGAGCCTGTTCCGCCTGTAACTCACTGGAAGCCTGATGCTGTG TACCACGAAGATGGAGCTCGCATTGAGGCAGCCTTCCGCCGCTACATCCACCGGGCTGACCCCAAGCAGAAGGAGGACAGCTATGAGATCATCGTGTGTCATGCCAATGTCATCCGTTATTTTGTCTGCAG GGCCTTGCAGTTTCCTCCAGAGGGCTGGTTACGTATGGGTTTGAACAACGGCAGCATTACGTGGCTCACCATCCGCCCCAGTGGCAGGGTGGCCCTCAGAACTCTGGGAGACGCAGGATTTATGCCCCCGGACAAACTAACACGAACCTGA
- the pgam5 gene encoding serine/threonine-protein phosphatase PGAM5, mitochondrial isoform X4 has protein sequence MSYRKTLKLICGFAGGSAVLVFAAAAADSHGYFGERRGEAASRWSRFTVLQAAQPAWTPANHTPAPTGHAWDFNWDKRDPSALTNGKKKESVTEDPSSEQDNGKPKATRNILLIRHSQYNLSGTSDKERILTPLGREQAELTGQRLAALGLKYDVLIHSSMTRATETAHIIRKHLPGVELVSCDLLREGAPIEPVPPVTHWKPDAVYHEDGARIEAAFRRYIHRADPKQKEDSYEIIVCHANVIRYFVCRALQFPPEGWLRMGLNNGSITWLTIRPSGRVALRTLGDAGFMPPDKLTRT, from the exons ATGTCGTACAGGAAAACTTTAAAACTCATTTGTGGGTTCGCTGGAGGCTCTGCTGTCTTGGTGTTCGCAGCTGCCGCCGCCGACTCCCACGGATACTTCGGTGAGCGGCGTGGGGAGGCGGCCAGTCGGTGGTCGCGATTCACTGTCCTTCAAGCTGCGCAGCCGGCGTGGACACCTGCCAACCACACGCCAGCTCCAACTGGACACGCCTGGGACTTCAATTGGGATAA GAGAGACCCGTCTGCTCTGACCAAtggaaagaagaaggagagtgTCACTGAAGACCCCAGCTCTGAGCAGGATAACGGCAAGCCGAAAGCCACACGCAAcatcctcctcatcagacaCTCTCAGTACAACCTGAGCGGGACCAGCGACAAGGAGAGGATCCTCACTCCATTAG GGCGTGAACAGGCTGAGCTGACGGGCCAAAGGTTAGCAGCACTGGGACTGAAGTATGATGTTCTGATTCACTCCAGCATGACCAGGGCCACAGAGACCGCACATATCATCCGTAAACACCTCCCAG GAGTGGAGCTGGTGAGCTGCGATTTGCTGAGAGAGGGTGCACCCATTGAGCCTGTTCCGCCTGTAACTCACTGGAAGCCTGATGCTGTG TACCACGAAGATGGAGCTCGCATTGAGGCAGCCTTCCGCCGCTACATCCACCGGGCTGACCCCAAGCAGAAGGAGGACAGCTATGAGATCATCGTGTGTCATGCCAATGTCATCCGTTATTTTGTCTGCAG GGCCTTGCAGTTTCCTCCAGAGGGCTGGTTACGTATGGGTTTGAACAACGGCAGCATTACGTGGCTCACCATCCGCCCCAGTGGCAGGGTGGCCCTCAGAACTCTGGGAGACGCAGGATTTATGCCCCCGGACAAACTAACACGAACCTGA
- the pgam5 gene encoding serine/threonine-protein phosphatase PGAM5, mitochondrial isoform X1: MSYRKTLKLICGFAGGSAVLVFAAAAADSHGYFGERRGEAASRWSRFTVLQAAQPAWTPANHTPAPTGHAWDFNWDKRDPSALTNGKKKESVTEDPSSEQDNGKPKATRNILLIRHSQYNLSGTSDKERILTPLGREQAELTGQRLAALGLKYDVLIHSSMTRATETAHIIRKHLPGPGVELVSCDLLREGAPIEPVPPVTHWKPDAVQYHEDGARIEAAFRRYIHRADPKQKEDSYEIIVCHANVIRYFVCRALQFPPEGWLRMGLNNGSITWLTIRPSGRVALRTLGDAGFMPPDKLTRT, translated from the exons ATGTCGTACAGGAAAACTTTAAAACTCATTTGTGGGTTCGCTGGAGGCTCTGCTGTCTTGGTGTTCGCAGCTGCCGCCGCCGACTCCCACGGATACTTCGGTGAGCGGCGTGGGGAGGCGGCCAGTCGGTGGTCGCGATTCACTGTCCTTCAAGCTGCGCAGCCGGCGTGGACACCTGCCAACCACACGCCAGCTCCAACTGGACACGCCTGGGACTTCAATTGGGATAA GAGAGACCCGTCTGCTCTGACCAAtggaaagaagaaggagagtgTCACTGAAGACCCCAGCTCTGAGCAGGATAACGGCAAGCCGAAAGCCACACGCAAcatcctcctcatcagacaCTCTCAGTACAACCTGAGCGGGACCAGCGACAAGGAGAGGATCCTCACTCCATTAG GGCGTGAACAGGCTGAGCTGACGGGCCAAAGGTTAGCAGCACTGGGACTGAAGTATGATGTTCTGATTCACTCCAGCATGACCAGGGCCACAGAGACCGCACATATCATCCGTAAACACCTCCCAG GCCCAGGAGTGGAGCTGGTGAGCTGCGATTTGCTGAGAGAGGGTGCACCCATTGAGCCTGTTCCGCCTGTAACTCACTGGAAGCCTGATGCTGTG CAGTACCACGAAGATGGAGCTCGCATTGAGGCAGCCTTCCGCCGCTACATCCACCGGGCTGACCCCAAGCAGAAGGAGGACAGCTATGAGATCATCGTGTGTCATGCCAATGTCATCCGTTATTTTGTCTGCAG GGCCTTGCAGTTTCCTCCAGAGGGCTGGTTACGTATGGGTTTGAACAACGGCAGCATTACGTGGCTCACCATCCGCCCCAGTGGCAGGGTGGCCCTCAGAACTCTGGGAGACGCAGGATTTATGCCCCCGGACAAACTAACACGAACCTGA